One region of Catenuloplanes indicus genomic DNA includes:
- a CDS encoding DUF397 domain-containing protein, producing the protein MLAASHGHVLPWRKSSRSSSNGACVEVAAMPRSVHVRDSKDPDGPMLTVGHEAWTHLIGVVSDGRIAR; encoded by the coding sequence ATGCTTGCCGCGTCGCACGGCCATGTCCTGCCATGGCGCAAGAGCAGTCGGAGTTCCTCCAACGGCGCCTGTGTCGAGGTCGCCGCGATGCCCCGGTCGGTGCACGTGCGGGACTCGAAGGACCCGGACGGCCCGATGCTCACGGTCGGCCACGAGGCCTGGACGCACCTGATCGGTGTCGTCTCCGACGGACGTATCGCCCGCTAG
- a CDS encoding cation diffusion facilitator family transporter yields MSTGEGGKAIIAALAANLGIAATKFVAFLLTQSSSMLAESIHSVADSGNQALLLLGGRRARRAATPAHPFGYGRERYIYAFIVSIVLFSLGGLFALYEAYHKWHEAHTDPNHGAITSWHWVPVAVLVAAICMEGFSFRTAIKESNHTRGDASWRQFIRRAKAPELPVVLLEDFGALIGLVLALLGVGLTLITGHGVWDALGTGAIGVLLVCIAIILAVETKSLLLGEGASAPDQAAIERALLDGAAVRQIIHMRTMHLGPEELLVAAKFAVDATETAADVTRHINEAEARIRAAVPIARIIYLEPDVYDPEAAAAPKSGYDGTQLASETLTGN; encoded by the coding sequence ATGAGCACCGGCGAGGGCGGCAAGGCGATCATCGCGGCGCTGGCCGCGAACCTGGGCATCGCGGCCACGAAGTTCGTCGCGTTCCTGCTGACACAGTCCTCGTCGATGCTGGCCGAGTCGATCCACTCGGTCGCCGACTCGGGTAATCAGGCGCTGCTGCTGCTCGGCGGGCGACGAGCCCGCCGGGCAGCGACGCCGGCCCACCCGTTCGGGTACGGCCGGGAGCGCTACATCTACGCGTTCATCGTCTCGATCGTGCTGTTCTCGCTGGGCGGGCTGTTCGCGCTGTACGAGGCCTACCACAAGTGGCACGAGGCGCACACCGACCCGAACCACGGCGCCATCACGTCGTGGCACTGGGTGCCGGTCGCGGTGCTGGTCGCCGCGATCTGCATGGAGGGCTTCTCGTTCCGCACCGCGATCAAGGAGTCCAACCACACCCGTGGCGACGCCTCGTGGCGGCAGTTCATCCGCCGCGCCAAGGCGCCGGAGCTGCCGGTCGTGCTGCTGGAGGACTTCGGCGCGCTGATCGGCCTGGTCCTGGCGCTCCTCGGCGTCGGTCTCACGCTGATCACCGGCCACGGCGTGTGGGACGCGCTCGGCACCGGCGCGATCGGCGTGCTGCTGGTCTGCATCGCGATCATCCTGGCGGTCGAGACGAAGAGCCTGCTGCTCGGCGAGGGCGCGTCCGCGCCGGACCAGGCCGCGATCGAGCGCGCGCTGCTGGACGGCGCCGCGGTCCGGCAGATCATCCACATGCGCACCATGCATCTCGGCCCGGAGGAGCTGCTGGTCGCAGCGAAGTTCGCGGTGGACGCGACCGAGACCGCGGCGGACGTGACCCGGCACATCAACGAGGCGGAGGCGCGCATCCGGGCGGCCGTGCCGATCGCCCGGATCATCTACCTGGAGCCGGACGTGTACGACCCGGAGGCGGCGGCCGCGCCGAAATCCGGGTACGACGGCACGCAGCTGGCTTCCGAGACACTCACGGGGAACTGA
- a CDS encoding stage II sporulation protein M, translated as MDLDAYVAEHDGEWRRLEQLSRGRRLSAAEVDELLALYQRATTHLSVVRSRSPDPTLVARLSRLVLTARATVTGGRRLRLTDATRFVTHGFPRAVYRAWPWWSGVAVAFCALTAFLMSWVSTHPESAAAFIGEERARSLVESEFAGYYTEFLPASFAFHLWTHNAWLAAQCLASGVLIVPVVWLLWQNALNIGVVGGVMIDHGSADQFFGLITPHGLLELTGIFVAAGVGLRIGWAWIAPGPDRTRGRALAETAREGMVAAVGLIGVFGVSALIEALVTPSPMPTAFRIGVGAAVWLAFLGYVLVLGSRARQLEDS; from the coding sequence GTGGATCTTGATGCGTACGTGGCGGAGCACGACGGCGAGTGGCGCCGGCTGGAGCAGCTCTCCCGCGGTCGCCGGCTATCTGCTGCCGAGGTCGACGAGCTGCTCGCGCTCTACCAGCGCGCCACCACCCACCTGTCCGTGGTCCGCAGCCGCTCACCCGACCCGACCCTGGTCGCCCGCCTCTCCCGCCTGGTCCTCACCGCCCGCGCCACCGTCACCGGCGGCCGCCGCCTGCGCCTCACCGACGCCACCCGGTTCGTCACGCACGGCTTCCCGCGCGCCGTCTACCGTGCCTGGCCCTGGTGGTCCGGCGTGGCCGTGGCGTTCTGCGCGCTCACCGCGTTCCTGATGTCCTGGGTCTCCACCCACCCGGAGAGCGCCGCCGCGTTCATCGGCGAGGAGCGGGCCCGGAGCCTGGTGGAGAGCGAGTTCGCCGGTTACTACACGGAGTTCCTGCCCGCGTCGTTCGCGTTCCACCTCTGGACCCACAACGCCTGGCTGGCCGCCCAGTGCCTGGCCTCCGGCGTGCTGATCGTCCCGGTCGTCTGGCTGCTCTGGCAGAACGCGCTCAACATCGGGGTGGTGGGCGGCGTGATGATCGACCACGGGAGCGCGGACCAGTTCTTCGGTCTGATCACCCCGCACGGGCTGCTGGAACTGACCGGGATCTTCGTCGCGGCCGGGGTGGGGCTGCGGATCGGGTGGGCGTGGATCGCGCCGGGTCCGGACCGGACCCGGGGCCGGGCGCTCGCGGAAACGGCGCGGGAGGGAATGGTGGCGGCGGTCGGGTTGATCGGCGTGTTCGGGGTCTCGGCGTTGATCGAAGCGCTGGTGACGCCGTCGCCGATGCCGACGGCGTTCCGGATCGGGGTGGGCGCGGCGGTGTGGCTCGCGTTTCTCGGTTATGTGCTGGTGCTGGGGTCCCGGGCTCGTCAACTCGAGGATTCGTAG
- a CDS encoding helix-turn-helix domain-containing protein — protein MAVKPSPTTLRRQLGAELRRLREATRRTVADVARSLGWSESKLSRIETAHTGIRNRDLDALLDTYAVPDDDRRRIHAVAVQSRQRAWWEAYGDVLPDAYETYIGFEAEVVRLRAYEALLVPGLLQTDEYAREIFRTDDLRPDGRPARDDEIEQRAAVRLARQAVIGRQPAPDLLWVLDEAVLRRRVGGREVQRRQLGRLVEVSDRPNVTILVVPFDAGAHSGLAGSFCIMDFAGGQRLVYADSRTGGTFREQPEEVDGYATSFEGLRDVALPPEKSIEFIRAAAREI, from the coding sequence ATGGCCGTGAAGCCCAGCCCCACCACCCTACGACGGCAGCTCGGCGCCGAACTACGTCGCCTGCGCGAGGCCACCCGCCGCACCGTTGCCGACGTGGCGCGCTCGCTGGGCTGGTCGGAGAGCAAACTCAGCCGGATCGAGACCGCCCACACCGGCATCCGCAACCGCGATCTGGACGCGCTCCTCGACACCTATGCCGTGCCGGACGACGACCGCCGCCGCATCCACGCGGTCGCGGTCCAGTCCCGCCAGCGTGCCTGGTGGGAGGCGTACGGCGACGTGCTCCCGGACGCGTACGAGACCTACATCGGCTTCGAGGCCGAGGTGGTCCGGCTCCGCGCGTACGAGGCGCTGCTGGTGCCGGGCCTGCTGCAGACCGACGAGTACGCGCGGGAGATCTTCCGGACCGACGACCTGCGCCCGGACGGCCGACCGGCCCGGGACGACGAGATAGAGCAACGCGCCGCGGTGCGGCTGGCCCGGCAGGCCGTGATCGGCCGGCAGCCCGCACCCGACCTGCTCTGGGTGCTCGACGAGGCCGTGCTGCGTCGCCGGGTGGGCGGCCGCGAGGTCCAGCGACGCCAGCTGGGTCGCCTGGTCGAGGTTTCCGACCGGCCGAACGTCACCATTCTGGTGGTTCCCTTCGACGCCGGCGCACACTCCGGGCTCGCCGGATCGTTCTGCATCATGGACTTCGCCGGTGGGCAGCGACTCGTCTACGCCGATTCTCGGACCGGCGGAACCTTCCGCGAGCAACCCGAGGAAGTGGACGGATACGCGACCAGCTTCGAAGGCCTGCGTGACGTCGCGTTGCCGCCGGAGAAGTCGATCGAATTCATCCGGGCGGCGGCGCGCGAGATATAA
- the manA gene encoding mannose-6-phosphate isomerase, class I, producing the protein MQALTSVIRPYAWGSRAAIAEIQGRPTPTAGPEAELWIGAHPADPSRVGGTGLDTLLAAEPDRLLGPAVVERFGARLPYLMKVLAADAPLSLQAHPTLEHANARFAEGHDGYVDANHKPELLVALTPFDALCGFADPAVSADTLESLGIAELAPVVAALRTGPAGLREAVRTLLTWPVEERAGLVKAAVAAGTAPLAGELARFYPEDTGVLVALLLNHVRLEPGQAIWMPAGNLHAYLRGTGVEIMAASDNVLRGGMTPKQVDVDELLGVLRFEVLSEPLHPAVEPAEGVRAWPVPVPDFLLHRITPGGRTVTLDVPGPRVVLAVGGPVRADDGQAVVEIAPGTAAFSGADAGPLRLSGAGEAFVAAVGL; encoded by the coding sequence ATGCAGGCTCTGACCAGCGTCATCCGCCCGTACGCGTGGGGTTCGCGCGCCGCGATCGCCGAGATCCAGGGCCGGCCCACGCCCACCGCCGGGCCGGAGGCGGAACTGTGGATCGGCGCGCACCCGGCGGACCCGTCGCGGGTCGGCGGCACCGGACTGGACACGCTGCTGGCCGCGGAGCCGGACCGGCTGCTCGGCCCGGCCGTGGTGGAGCGGTTCGGCGCCCGGCTGCCGTACCTGATGAAGGTCCTCGCGGCCGACGCGCCGCTGTCGTTGCAGGCGCACCCGACGCTGGAGCACGCGAACGCGCGGTTCGCCGAGGGGCACGACGGCTACGTCGACGCGAACCACAAGCCGGAGCTGCTGGTCGCGCTGACCCCGTTCGACGCGCTCTGCGGCTTCGCCGACCCGGCCGTCTCGGCGGACACGCTGGAGTCGCTCGGCATCGCGGAACTCGCGCCGGTGGTAGCGGCGCTGCGGACCGGGCCGGCGGGCCTGCGCGAGGCCGTGCGCACGCTGCTGACCTGGCCGGTCGAGGAGCGTGCCGGTCTGGTGAAGGCCGCGGTGGCGGCCGGCACCGCGCCGCTCGCCGGTGAGCTGGCCCGGTTCTATCCCGAGGACACCGGTGTGCTGGTGGCGCTGCTGCTCAACCACGTGCGGCTGGAACCGGGGCAGGCGATCTGGATGCCGGCCGGGAACCTGCACGCGTACCTGCGCGGCACCGGCGTCGAGATCATGGCGGCCAGTGACAACGTGCTCCGCGGCGGCATGACGCCGAAGCAGGTGGACGTGGACGAGCTACTCGGCGTGCTGCGTTTCGAGGTGCTGAGCGAGCCGCTGCACCCGGCCGTGGAACCGGCTGAGGGTGTCCGGGCCTGGCCGGTGCCGGTGCCGGACTTCCTGCTGCACCGGATCACGCCGGGCGGCCGCACGGTCACGCTGGACGTGCCCGGGCCGCGCGTGGTGCTGGCCGTGGGCGGTCCGGTGCGGGCGGACGACGGGCAGGCCGTGGTGGAGATCGCACCCGGCACGGCCGCGTTCTCCGGCGCGGACGCGGGCCCGCTGCGCCTCTCCGGCGCCGGCGAGGCCTTCGTGGCAGCCGTCGGGCTCTGA
- a CDS encoding SIS domain-containing protein, with the protein MGNPVDGTAGIQGRRVADESILDDEELMAARDPGGMLRATASAGAQVRESAQLAAEANLNALSDEGRPRAVVIAGAGTAVLTADILRTVAGPRCPAPVIAHRSPGVPGWVGAADVVIAVSASGRSPEALAAAEAAARRGARLVAIGAPDSRLQSIAESARAPFIGVPRRAPARASLWSLAVPVLLAARQLDLVKINEADLAETATRLDTDADRCRPGLESFVNPAKSLALGLAGSVPIVWGSSPLATVAARRFADTLSANARYPVVAGGLGEAGRGRVGLLDGVFGGLVEGERDIFADPEDEGDQTRLRIVLLRDGGIDPQEANDEPVAVEERRADAVQTLAERRGVRCDVVTAEGGSTLERLASLIAVPDFASIYLALAHGLDPMAVPAISEMKELANPIRTEGIN; encoded by the coding sequence ATGGGCAACCCGGTGGACGGCACCGCGGGGATTCAGGGCCGGCGCGTCGCCGACGAGAGCATCCTCGACGACGAGGAGCTGATGGCCGCGCGGGACCCGGGCGGCATGCTCCGGGCCACCGCGTCCGCGGGCGCCCAGGTCCGTGAGTCCGCGCAGCTGGCGGCGGAGGCGAACCTCAACGCGCTGTCCGACGAGGGCCGGCCGCGCGCGGTCGTGATCGCCGGGGCCGGCACCGCGGTGCTCACCGCGGACATCCTGCGTACGGTCGCCGGGCCGCGCTGCCCGGCGCCGGTGATCGCGCACCGCAGCCCGGGCGTGCCCGGCTGGGTCGGCGCGGCGGACGTGGTGATCGCGGTCTCCGCCTCCGGCCGTAGCCCGGAGGCGCTGGCCGCCGCCGAGGCCGCGGCCCGGCGCGGTGCCCGGCTGGTCGCGATCGGCGCGCCGGACTCCCGGCTGCAGTCGATCGCCGAGTCGGCCCGTGCGCCGTTCATCGGCGTGCCGCGCCGCGCACCGGCCCGCGCCAGCCTGTGGTCGCTGGCCGTACCGGTGCTGCTGGCCGCGCGGCAGCTCGACCTCGTGAAGATCAACGAGGCCGACCTGGCGGAGACCGCGACCCGGCTGGACACGGACGCGGACCGCTGCCGCCCCGGCCTGGAGTCGTTCGTCAACCCGGCGAAGTCGCTGGCGCTCGGCCTGGCCGGCTCGGTGCCGATCGTCTGGGGCTCGTCGCCGCTGGCCACCGTGGCCGCGCGCCGGTTCGCCGACACGCTCTCCGCGAACGCACGGTACCCGGTGGTCGCCGGCGGTCTCGGTGAGGCCGGCCGCGGCCGGGTGGGCCTGCTCGACGGCGTCTTCGGCGGCCTGGTCGAGGGTGAGCGGGACATCTTCGCCGACCCGGAGGACGAGGGAGACCAGACCCGGCTGCGGATCGTGCTGCTGCGCGACGGCGGCATCGACCCGCAGGAGGCGAACGACGAGCCGGTCGCGGTCGAGGAGCGGCGCGCGGACGCGGTGCAGACGCTCGCGGAACGACGTGGCGTGCGCTGCGACGTGGTGACCGCGGAGGGCGGCTCCACGCTGGAGCGGCTGGCGTCGCTGATCGCGGTCCCGGACTTCGCGTCGATCTACCTGGCGCTGGCGCACGGTCTCGACCCGATGGCGGTGCCGGCGATCTCCGAGATGAAGGAACTGGCCAACCCGATCCGCACCGAAGGGATCAACTGA
- a CDS encoding Trm112 family protein → MALDPQLLEIIACPDTHRAPLAHDAATGTLTCTECGRRFRVEDDIPVMLLDEARTAPTGPQHTDQEEDR, encoded by the coding sequence GTGGCCCTGGATCCGCAGTTGCTGGAGATCATCGCTTGCCCGGACACGCACCGTGCGCCGCTCGCCCATGACGCGGCCACGGGCACGCTGACCTGCACCGAGTGTGGGCGGCGGTTCCGGGTCGAGGACGACATCCCGGTGATGCTGCTGGACGAGGCACGAACGGCTCCGACGGGTCCGCAGCACACGGACCAGGAGGAAGACCGCTGA
- a CDS encoding RDD family protein, whose translation MADGNAAGGGLVSGEAVEVEIRVARPGSRVLALAVDIVVQIGLALSITTTLLLALGISGLLGRLDEAVMSALTVIVTALVLVGYPTITETVSGGRTAGKSLVGIRVVRDDGGPIQLRHAFTRALVGVALEWPGLVLPLVTWIASLFTMLTNPLGKRLGDLAAGTIVIHDRAATGWGWVPGMPPALAGWALTLDLTGLGDDLALAVRHFLSRGSTLVEPDRSRLGRALAAEVASVTAPPPPPGVPDWAYLAAVLAERHRRATHRLARNRSVSAALWPSLPQPGFRPPLPVPPDARAEWPSQTWPRPPWQADRQLPDWTGMTPPPMASTLRAAAPSEDRKE comes from the coding sequence GTGGCGGACGGGAATGCGGCAGGTGGCGGCCTGGTCTCCGGTGAGGCGGTCGAGGTCGAGATCCGAGTGGCCCGGCCGGGGTCGCGGGTGCTGGCGCTCGCGGTCGACATCGTGGTCCAGATCGGGCTGGCGCTGAGCATCACCACGACGCTGCTGCTGGCGCTGGGCATCTCCGGGCTACTGGGCCGGCTGGACGAGGCCGTGATGAGCGCGCTGACCGTGATCGTGACCGCGCTGGTGCTGGTCGGCTACCCGACGATCACGGAGACGGTGTCCGGCGGGCGGACCGCCGGCAAGTCGCTGGTCGGCATCCGGGTGGTCCGCGACGACGGCGGGCCGATCCAGCTGCGGCACGCGTTCACCCGCGCGCTGGTCGGCGTGGCGCTGGAGTGGCCGGGGCTGGTGCTGCCGCTGGTCACCTGGATCGCGAGCCTGTTCACGATGCTGACCAACCCGCTCGGCAAACGGCTCGGCGATCTCGCGGCCGGCACGATCGTCATCCACGACCGGGCCGCGACCGGGTGGGGGTGGGTGCCGGGCATGCCGCCGGCGCTGGCCGGCTGGGCGCTCACGCTGGACCTGACCGGGCTCGGTGACGATCTGGCGCTCGCGGTCCGGCATTTCCTGTCCCGGGGCAGCACGCTGGTCGAGCCGGACCGCAGCCGCCTCGGGCGTGCACTCGCGGCCGAGGTCGCGTCCGTCACCGCGCCACCGCCGCCACCGGGCGTGCCGGACTGGGCCTATCTGGCCGCGGTGCTGGCGGAACGGCACCGCCGCGCCACGCACCGGCTGGCCCGCAACCGTTCGGTCTCGGCCGCGCTCTGGCCGAGCCTGCCGCAGCCCGGCTTCCGCCCGCCGCTCCCGGTGCCGCCGGATGCGCGCGCGGAGTGGCCGAGTCAGACCTGGCCGCGCCCGCCGTGGCAGGCGGACCGCCAGCTCCCGGACTGGACCGGCATGACTCCCCCGCCGATGGCCAGCACGCTGCGCGCCGCCGCGCCGTCGGAGGACCGGAAAGAATAA
- the ahcY gene encoding adenosylhomocysteinase encodes MTSTLPVRPQTVAEGDYKVADLSLAAFGRKEIQLAEHEMPGLMSIRREYADAQPLRGARITGSLHMTIQTAVLIETLTALGAEVRWASCNIFSTQDHAAAAIVVGPNGTPEAPSGVPVYAWKGETLEEYWWCTEQILLWPDGKGPNMILDDGGDATLLVHKGAEFEKLGAVPAIDTADSEEYAVILATLHKSLAEDKQRWTNIAAGIKGVTEETTTGVHRLYEMQAAGNLLFPAINVNDSVTKSKFDNKYGCRHSLIDGINRATDVLIGGKVAVVFGYGDVGKGCADSLRGQGARVIVTEIDPICALQAAMDGYQVATIDDVVETADIFVTATGCFNVITADHMARMKHNAIVGNIGHFDNEIDMAGLYRRADVERINIKPQVDEFKFADGHSIIVLSEGRLLNLGNATGHPSFVMSNSFANQTIAQIELFTKIEEYPIGVYVLPKHLDEKVARLHLDALGVKLTELTKEQAAYLNVPVEGPYKSDHYRY; translated from the coding sequence ATGACCAGCACCCTTCCCGTCCGCCCCCAGACCGTCGCTGAGGGCGACTACAAGGTGGCCGACCTGTCGCTCGCCGCCTTCGGGCGCAAGGAGATCCAGCTCGCCGAGCACGAGATGCCCGGCCTGATGTCGATCCGGCGTGAGTACGCGGACGCGCAGCCCCTGCGCGGCGCGCGGATCACCGGCTCGCTGCACATGACGATCCAGACCGCCGTGCTGATCGAGACGCTGACCGCGCTCGGCGCCGAGGTCCGCTGGGCGTCCTGCAACATCTTCTCCACCCAGGACCACGCCGCCGCCGCGATCGTGGTCGGCCCGAACGGCACCCCCGAGGCGCCGTCCGGCGTGCCGGTCTACGCCTGGAAGGGCGAGACGCTGGAGGAGTACTGGTGGTGCACCGAGCAGATCCTGCTCTGGCCGGACGGCAAGGGCCCGAACATGATCCTGGACGACGGCGGTGACGCCACGCTCCTGGTCCACAAGGGCGCCGAGTTCGAGAAGCTGGGCGCGGTCCCGGCCATCGACACCGCCGACTCCGAGGAGTACGCGGTCATCCTGGCCACGCTGCACAAGTCGCTCGCCGAGGACAAGCAGCGGTGGACGAACATCGCGGCCGGCATCAAGGGCGTGACCGAGGAGACCACCACCGGCGTGCACCGCCTCTACGAGATGCAGGCCGCCGGCAACCTGCTCTTCCCGGCGATCAACGTCAACGACTCGGTCACCAAGAGCAAGTTCGACAACAAGTACGGCTGCCGCCACTCGCTGATCGACGGCATCAACCGCGCCACCGACGTGCTGATCGGTGGCAAGGTGGCCGTGGTCTTCGGTTACGGCGACGTCGGCAAGGGCTGCGCGGACTCGCTGCGCGGCCAGGGTGCCCGCGTCATCGTCACCGAGATCGACCCGATCTGCGCGCTGCAGGCCGCGATGGACGGCTACCAGGTCGCCACGATCGACGACGTGGTCGAGACCGCGGACATCTTCGTGACCGCGACCGGCTGCTTCAACGTCATCACCGCCGACCACATGGCGCGGATGAAGCACAACGCGATCGTCGGCAACATCGGCCACTTCGACAACGAGATCGACATGGCCGGGCTGTACCGGCGTGCCGACGTCGAGCGGATCAACATCAAGCCGCAGGTGGACGAGTTCAAGTTCGCCGACGGCCACTCGATCATCGTGCTGTCCGAGGGCCGCCTGCTGAACCTCGGCAACGCGACCGGCCACCCGTCGTTCGTCATGTCGAACTCGTTCGCGAACCAGACGATCGCGCAGATCGAGCTGTTCACGAAGATCGAGGAGTACCCGATCGGCGTCTACGTGCTGCCGAAGCACCTGGACGAGAAGGTCGCCCGCCTGCACCTGGACGCGCTCGGCGTGAAGCTGACCGAGCTGACCAAGGAGCAGGCCGCGTACCTGAACGTGCCGGTCGAGGGCCCGTACAAGTCGGACCACTACCGCTACTGA
- a CDS encoding phosphomannomutase/phosphoglucomutase, translating into MAELSRIVKAYDVRGTVPDEFDTAAACALGQAFVETLRDRGDDADRIVIAHDMRESGPALAESFAAGAIAAGAQVVHAGLGSTDLLYYASGVLGLPGAMFTASHNPARYNGIKMCKAGAKPIGQDSGLSQIRDRAQQLLDDGLTPVGEVPVERRDLLADYAAHLRSLVDLSGIRPLKVVVDAGNGMGGHTVPAVLGDAVLAGLPLEIVPLYFELDGSFPNHEANPLEPANLVDLQAAVVEHGADIGLAFDGDADRCFVIDENGAPVSPSAITALVAVRELAKHPGGIVIHNLITSTAVPEIVVEHGGKPVRTRVGHSFIKAEMAKTDAVFGGEHSAHYYFRDFWGADTGMLAAMHVLAALGEQDRPLSELGAAYERYVASGEINSTVSDAAAKTAEVRAAFAGRPTDELDGLTITFEDGAWINLRPSNTEPLLRLNVEAPTAERMAQLRDDVLAIVRG; encoded by the coding sequence TTGGCTGAGCTGTCACGGATCGTGAAGGCGTACGACGTGCGCGGTACGGTCCCGGACGAGTTCGACACCGCGGCCGCGTGCGCGCTGGGCCAGGCGTTCGTGGAGACGCTGCGTGATCGCGGCGACGACGCCGACCGCATCGTGATCGCGCACGACATGCGTGAGTCCGGCCCGGCGCTGGCCGAGTCGTTCGCGGCCGGTGCGATCGCGGCCGGTGCCCAGGTGGTGCACGCGGGTCTCGGCTCGACCGACCTGCTCTACTACGCGTCCGGCGTGCTCGGCCTGCCCGGCGCGATGTTCACCGCCAGCCACAACCCGGCGCGGTACAACGGCATCAAGATGTGCAAGGCCGGTGCCAAACCGATCGGTCAGGACAGCGGCCTGTCGCAGATCCGGGACCGGGCGCAGCAGTTGCTGGACGACGGCCTGACGCCGGTCGGCGAGGTGCCGGTGGAGCGCCGCGATCTGCTGGCCGACTATGCGGCGCACCTGCGCTCGCTGGTCGACCTGTCCGGCATCCGCCCGCTCAAGGTGGTCGTGGACGCGGGCAACGGCATGGGCGGACACACCGTACCGGCCGTGCTCGGTGACGCCGTGCTGGCCGGCCTGCCGCTGGAGATCGTGCCGCTCTACTTCGAGCTGGACGGCTCGTTCCCGAACCACGAGGCCAACCCGCTGGAGCCGGCCAACCTGGTCGACCTGCAGGCCGCCGTGGTCGAGCACGGCGCGGACATCGGCCTGGCGTTCGACGGCGACGCGGACCGCTGCTTCGTCATCGACGAGAACGGCGCGCCGGTGTCCCCGTCCGCGATCACCGCGCTGGTCGCGGTGCGCGAGCTGGCCAAGCACCCGGGCGGCATCGTCATCCACAACCTGATCACCTCGACCGCGGTGCCGGAGATCGTCGTCGAGCACGGCGGCAAGCCGGTCCGCACCCGGGTGGGCCACTCGTTCATCAAGGCGGAGATGGCGAAGACCGACGCGGTGTTCGGCGGTGAGCACTCCGCGCACTACTACTTCCGCGACTTCTGGGGCGCGGACACCGGCATGCTGGCCGCGATGCACGTGCTGGCCGCGCTCGGCGAGCAGGACCGGCCGCTCTCCGAACTGGGCGCCGCCTACGAGCGGTACGTCGCGTCCGGTGAGATCAACTCCACGGTGTCCGACGCGGCCGCGAAGACCGCGGAGGTGCGCGCCGCGTTCGCCGGCCGCCCGACGGACGAGCTGGACGGCCTGACCATCACGTTCGAGGACGGCGCGTGGATCAACCTCCGCCCGTCCAACACGGAGCCGCTGCTGCGACTCAACGTGGAGGCGCCGACCGCGGAGCGCATGGCGCAGCTGCGCGACGACGTTCTCGCCATCGTTCGCGGTTAG